Proteins encoded within one genomic window of Acidovorax sp. 107:
- the ppa gene encoding inorganic diphosphatase gives MSLNNVPPGKNVPDSFNVVIEIPMNADPIKYEVDKESGAIFVDRFMTTAMHYPTNYGYVPQTLSGDGDPVDVLVITPYPLFPGVVVPCRPLGILMMEDEAGVDGKVIAVPTSKILPMYDHWKNIDDVNAMRRNAIAHFFEHYKDLEKGKWVKVLGWEGIDAAKKEVTDGIESYKKSQA, from the coding sequence ATGTCCCTCAACAACGTCCCCCCAGGCAAGAACGTCCCTGACAGCTTCAACGTCGTCATCGAGATCCCGATGAACGCCGACCCGATCAAGTACGAGGTGGACAAGGAATCGGGCGCTATTTTTGTGGACCGTTTCATGACCACGGCCATGCACTACCCCACCAACTACGGGTATGTGCCGCAGACGCTGTCGGGTGACGGCGACCCGGTCGATGTGCTGGTGATCACGCCTTACCCGCTGTTCCCCGGTGTGGTCGTGCCCTGCCGCCCTCTGGGCATTCTGATGATGGAAGACGAGGCTGGCGTGGATGGCAAGGTGATTGCCGTGCCCACCTCCAAGATCCTGCCCATGTACGACCACTGGAAGAACATCGACGACGTGAACGCCATGCGCCGCAACGCCATCGCCCACTTCTTCGAGCACTACAAGGACCTGGAAAAGGGCAAGTGGGTCAAGGTGCTGGGCTGGGAAGGCATCGACGCCGCCAAGAAGGAAGTCACCGACGGCATCGAGAGCTACAAGAAGTCGCAAGCCTGA
- a CDS encoding chemotaxis protein CheW: MTAIAAAPAAAHPTSRAGAAGHTAAAREFLTFRLGAEEYGIDILHVQEIRSYERPTRLAHSPDFIKGVIDLRGRIVPILDLRVKLQCSEASYTEFTVVIILDIGATVIGAVVDAVADVVSLTPDLIKPTPQFERQGHVDPTFVTGIASLGDRMLIVMDIEALLSSDEIGLVTKAARG, encoded by the coding sequence ATGACCGCTATTGCCGCTGCTCCCGCCGCTGCCCACCCCACATCCCGCGCAGGGGCTGCCGGCCACACGGCAGCCGCGCGTGAATTCCTGACTTTTCGCCTGGGGGCGGAGGAATACGGCATCGACATCTTGCACGTGCAGGAGATCCGGTCGTACGAGCGGCCCACACGTCTGGCGCATTCGCCGGATTTCATCAAGGGCGTGATCGACCTGCGCGGCCGTATCGTTCCCATTCTGGACCTGCGCGTGAAGCTGCAGTGCTCCGAGGCCAGCTACACCGAGTTCACCGTGGTCATCATTCTTGACATTGGCGCCACGGTGATCGGTGCGGTGGTGGATGCGGTGGCCGATGTGGTCTCACTCACGCCCGACCTCATCAAGCCCACGCCCCAGTTCGAGCGGCAGGGCCATGTGGACCCGACCTTTGTCACCGGCATTGCCAGCCTGGGTGATCGCATGCTGATCGTGATGGACATCGAGGCGTTGCTCAGCAGCGACGAAATAGGGCTGGTGACAAAAGCTGCGCGCGGGTAA
- a CDS encoding methyl-accepting chemotaxis protein: MNQLKISTRLAVAFAVMVLLLATLGAVSLVRSANQRTELKEVIDVRLQIIKSLGVLNDGVNEQAIQVRNLAIFTKESIVKSATSQISASAAEIDAQYKTLNELLVSDKGKELLTRMQQRRADFLKLRDQYLALLQQGQRDEGLKLLEEQLRPAQRAYMAAIDEQMEFQSLKTADAGARAEAAAAALQRDVLIAGALAIGIAIFLAVSIIRSITRPLAQAVEAADRVASGDLSGQIVVQSKDETGHLLSALQRMQQSLVNTVSTVRSNAEGVASASAQIASGNNDLSARTEQQASALEETAASMEELGSTVRQNADNARAANQLAVSASTVAVQGGDVVAEVVETMKGINASSNKIADIISVIDGIAFQTNILALNAAVEAARAGEQGRGFAVVAGEVRNLAGRSAEAAKEIKALITASVERVEQGTALVDKAGATMTEVVSAIRRVTDIMGEISAASSEQSAGVGQVGEAVTQMDQATQQNAALVEEMAAAASALNAQAGELVNAVAVFKLDASSTNSSYSQNRSTAAPARTPMAAPSYKAPARSTSLGSSAKSGSKPTASLAAPKASSAAPAAAAKAAAPSPAPAPKAGGSDDDWESF; encoded by the coding sequence ATGAATCAGTTAAAGATTTCAACCCGGCTGGCCGTGGCATTTGCCGTCATGGTGCTTCTGCTGGCCACTTTGGGTGCGGTGAGCCTGGTGCGATCGGCCAACCAGCGCACAGAACTCAAGGAAGTGATTGATGTCCGGCTGCAGATCATCAAGTCCCTGGGAGTGCTCAATGACGGAGTGAACGAGCAGGCCATTCAGGTGCGCAATTTGGCGATCTTCACCAAAGAATCGATCGTGAAGTCGGCCACCAGCCAGATTTCTGCCTCTGCGGCGGAGATCGATGCGCAATACAAAACCCTCAACGAATTGCTCGTTTCTGACAAAGGCAAGGAACTCCTCACGCGCATGCAGCAGCGGCGCGCTGATTTCCTGAAGCTGAGGGATCAATACCTGGCACTGCTTCAGCAAGGGCAACGGGACGAAGGCCTCAAGCTCCTGGAAGAGCAACTTCGCCCCGCACAGCGGGCCTACATGGCCGCCATCGATGAGCAGATGGAGTTTCAGTCCCTTAAAACTGCGGACGCAGGTGCACGGGCCGAAGCGGCTGCGGCTGCGTTGCAACGGGATGTGCTGATCGCGGGCGCACTCGCCATTGGCATTGCGATCTTTCTGGCCGTCAGCATCATCCGCTCCATCACCCGCCCCCTGGCGCAGGCCGTGGAAGCGGCTGACCGCGTGGCGAGTGGTGACCTGAGCGGCCAGATCGTCGTGCAGTCCAAGGACGAAACCGGGCACCTGCTCAGCGCCTTGCAGCGCATGCAACAAAGCCTGGTCAACACCGTCAGCACGGTGCGCAGCAATGCTGAAGGCGTAGCCTCAGCCAGTGCGCAGATCGCCTCAGGCAATAACGACCTGAGCGCCCGTACAGAACAGCAGGCCAGCGCGCTGGAAGAAACGGCAGCGTCGATGGAAGAACTGGGCTCCACCGTGCGCCAGAACGCCGACAACGCCCGCGCCGCCAACCAGCTGGCCGTCAGCGCCAGCACCGTGGCCGTACAAGGCGGAGACGTCGTAGCCGAAGTCGTCGAGACCATGAAAGGCATCAACGCCAGCAGCAACAAGATTGCAGACATCATCAGCGTCATCGACGGCATCGCCTTCCAGACCAACATTTTGGCGCTCAACGCCGCCGTGGAAGCCGCCCGTGCAGGCGAACAAGGACGGGGCTTTGCCGTGGTGGCCGGAGAAGTACGCAACCTGGCAGGGCGCAGCGCAGAAGCCGCCAAGGAAATCAAAGCCCTCATCACCGCCAGCGTGGAACGCGTGGAACAAGGCACGGCATTGGTGGACAAGGCAGGAGCCACCATGACTGAAGTCGTCAGCGCCATCCGCCGCGTGACCGACATCATGGGAGAAATCAGCGCCGCCAGCAGCGAACAAAGCGCAGGTGTAGGCCAAGTGGGAGAAGCCGTCACCCAGATGGACCAGGCCACCCAGCAAAACGCCGCCCTGGTGGAGGAAATGGCCGCTGCCGCCAGCGCACTGAACGCCCAGGCCGGCGAACTGGTCAATGCCGTGGCCGTGTTCAAGCTCGACGCCAGCAGCACGAACAGCAGCTACAGCCAGAATCGCAGCACAGCAGCCCCCGCCCGCACCCCCATGGCAGCGCCTAGCTACAAAGCCCCGGCCCGCAGCACCAGCCTGGGCAGCAGCGCCAAGAGCGGCAGCAAACCCACCGCCAGCCTGGCAGCGCCCAAGGCCAGCAGCGCAGCCCCAGCAGCAGCAGCCAAAGCTGCCGCGCCCAGCCCGGCCCCGGCGCCCAAGGCAGGGGGAAGCGACGACGACTGGGAGAGCTTCTGA
- a CDS encoding methyl-accepting chemotaxis protein, with protein sequence MKISDLRIGVKLAAGFLVVVLLTALLGAIALVQMSRIHANAEEIATNLLPSVTQTGELRVLLNRMRRAEAGMVTARSAAEVKAFGEQVAQRHKDLTRVEAIYEPLIDMPKEREVFQAYKTRKAAYVVLQDKLADIAKGVDFSTAETMELTADALGMLYSGESESAFVAVAETLGELQKINSEAALRANDEAQRVFTGARIWVLGTLALCVALAAVLGVAITRAVTRPAHHAVLAALAIADGDLATEVPSGGKDEMGQLLNALGDMRANLARVVSGVRSNAEGVASASAQIASGNNDLSARTEQQASALEETAASMEELGSTVRQNADNARAANQLAVSASTVAVQGGDVVAEVVETMKGINASSNKIADIISVIDGIAFQTNILALNAAVEAARAGEQGRGFAVVAGEVRNLAGRSAEAAKEIKALITASVERVEQGTALVDKAGATMTEVVSAIRRVTDIMGEISAASSEQSAGVGQVGEAVTQMDQATQQNAALVEEMAAAASALNAQAGELVNAVAVFKLDASSTNSSYSQNRSTAAPARTPMAAPSYKAPARSTSLGSSAKSGSKPTASLAAPKASSAAPAAAAKAAAPSPAPAPKAGGSDDDWESF encoded by the coding sequence ATGAAAATTTCTGATCTGCGCATCGGTGTGAAGCTGGCGGCGGGTTTCCTGGTGGTGGTATTGCTGACCGCCTTGCTCGGCGCCATTGCGCTGGTACAAATGTCCCGCATCCACGCCAACGCCGAGGAGATCGCCACCAACCTGCTGCCCAGCGTCACGCAAACGGGCGAATTGCGTGTGCTCCTCAATCGCATGCGCCGTGCCGAGGCGGGCATGGTCACGGCGCGCAGTGCGGCCGAGGTCAAGGCCTTTGGCGAGCAGGTGGCACAGCGCCACAAGGACCTGACCCGTGTGGAAGCGATCTACGAGCCGCTCATCGACATGCCCAAGGAGCGCGAGGTTTTTCAGGCCTACAAGACGCGCAAGGCGGCCTATGTGGTCTTGCAGGACAAGCTGGCGGACATTGCCAAAGGCGTGGACTTCAGCACCGCCGAGACCATGGAGCTCACCGCCGATGCGTTGGGCATGCTGTATTCGGGCGAATCGGAGTCGGCCTTTGTGGCTGTTGCCGAAACCCTGGGCGAGCTGCAAAAGATCAATTCGGAAGCCGCCCTGCGGGCCAATGACGAGGCGCAGCGGGTGTTCACCGGGGCGCGTATCTGGGTGCTGGGCACGCTGGCCCTGTGCGTGGCCCTGGCTGCGGTACTGGGCGTGGCCATCACCCGCGCCGTGACGCGCCCCGCCCACCATGCGGTGCTGGCCGCCCTCGCGATTGCCGATGGTGACCTGGCGACCGAGGTGCCTTCGGGCGGCAAGGATGAAATGGGCCAGCTGCTGAATGCACTGGGCGACATGCGGGCCAACCTGGCGCGTGTGGTGTCAGGCGTGCGCAGCAACGCCGAAGGGGTAGCGTCAGCCAGTGCGCAGATCGCCTCAGGCAATAACGACCTGAGCGCCCGTACAGAACAGCAGGCCAGCGCGCTGGAAGAAACGGCAGCGTCGATGGAAGAACTGGGCTCCACCGTGCGCCAGAACGCCGACAACGCCCGCGCCGCCAACCAGCTGGCCGTCAGCGCCAGCACCGTGGCCGTACAAGGCGGAGACGTCGTAGCCGAAGTCGTCGAGACCATGAAAGGCATCAACGCCAGCAGCAACAAGATTGCAGACATCATCAGCGTCATCGACGGCATCGCCTTCCAGACCAACATTTTGGCGCTCAACGCCGCCGTGGAAGCCGCCCGTGCAGGCGAACAAGGACGGGGCTTTGCCGTGGTGGCCGGAGAAGTACGCAACCTGGCAGGGCGCAGCGCAGAAGCCGCCAAGGAAATCAAAGCCCTCATCACCGCCAGCGTGGAACGCGTGGAACAAGGCACGGCATTGGTGGACAAGGCAGGAGCCACCATGACTGAAGTCGTCAGCGCCATCCGCCGCGTGACCGACATCATGGGAGAAATCAGCGCCGCCAGCAGCGAACAAAGCGCAGGTGTAGGCCAAGTGGGAGAAGCCGTCACCCAGATGGACCAGGCCACCCAGCAAAACGCCGCCCTGGTGGAGGAAATGGCCGCTGCCGCCAGCGCACTGAACGCCCAGGCCGGCGAACTGGTCAATGCCGTGGCCGTGTTCAAGCTCGACGCCAGCAGCACGAACAGCAGCTACAGCCAGAATCGCAGCACAGCAGCCCCCGCCCGCACCCCCATGGCAGCGCCTAGCTACAAAGCCCCGGCCCGCAGCACCAGCCTGGGCAGCAGCGCCAAGAGCGGCAGCAAACCCACCGCCAGCCTGGCAGCGCCCAAGGCCAGCAGCGCAGCCCCAGCAGCAGCAGCCAAAGCTGCCGCGCCCAGCCCGGCCCCGGCGCCCAAGGCAGGGGGAAGCGACGACGACTGGGAGAGCTTCTGA
- a CDS encoding methyl-accepting chemotaxis protein gives MSNLKIGARLSLAFGLVLLITAAIAATGVWRLAVLKEASVHISTVEMERNALAQEWKAAIDLNWVRASASLKATDAGYIQSLTADMAATSQRASAAQKKLEALVDDATERSLMERVAVARVAYVDARAKLLERKKAGEDVFALVDSDLKPLAATYLQSLADVADNTHKQLDDFESSIIQAAGTSQWVLTLGAVASVVLGALFALWTTRSIVGPVQRAVQAADEISHGNLSVQIRDVGNGRNEMAQLLRSLDDMQQNLSRIVGHVRSGSENVATASSEIAQGNNDLSARTEQQASALQETAASMEQLNSTVRQNADNARQANQLAQSASSVAVQGGEVVSQVVDTMKGIHDSSSKIADIIGVIDGIAFQTNILALNAAVEAARAGEQGRGFAVVASEVRSLAGRSADAAKQIKTLIDDSVERVAAGTTLVDQAGATMTEVVGSIKRVTDLMGEISAASAEQSQGVTQVGEAVTQMDQVTQQNAALVEEMAAAASSLNNQAQDLVSTVAFFKLSPGQAVRAVQAVQPPASAYVPKPAGASPALAGSRRAAPAALPKVVPPRTAAKPAPVLSATAAAGTGGGNDADWESF, from the coding sequence ATGAGCAATCTGAAAATCGGAGCACGCCTGAGCCTGGCCTTTGGCCTTGTCCTGTTGATCACGGCCGCCATCGCTGCCACCGGCGTCTGGCGGCTCGCCGTTCTCAAAGAGGCCAGCGTGCACATTTCCACCGTCGAGATGGAGCGCAACGCCCTGGCGCAGGAGTGGAAAGCGGCCATCGACCTGAACTGGGTGCGTGCGTCCGCGTCGCTCAAGGCCACAGATGCGGGCTATATCCAGTCGCTCACGGCCGACATGGCCGCCACGTCGCAACGCGCCAGCGCGGCGCAGAAGAAGCTGGAGGCACTGGTGGACGACGCCACCGAAAGGAGCCTGATGGAGCGCGTGGCGGTTGCGCGTGTGGCCTATGTGGACGCGCGTGCCAAGCTGCTGGAGCGCAAGAAGGCTGGTGAAGATGTGTTTGCCCTGGTGGACAGCGACCTCAAGCCCCTGGCTGCCACCTACTTGCAGTCACTGGCCGATGTGGCGGACAACACGCACAAGCAGCTGGATGATTTTGAAAGCAGCATCATCCAGGCGGCAGGCACCAGCCAGTGGGTGCTGACGTTGGGCGCAGTGGCGTCGGTGGTGCTGGGGGCGTTGTTTGCGCTGTGGACCACGCGCTCCATCGTGGGGCCCGTGCAGCGTGCCGTGCAGGCGGCCGACGAAATCAGCCATGGCAACCTGTCGGTTCAGATTCGCGACGTGGGCAATGGCCGCAATGAAATGGCCCAGTTGCTGCGCTCGCTGGACGACATGCAGCAAAACCTGTCGCGCATCGTGGGGCATGTGCGTTCGGGCTCCGAGAACGTGGCCACGGCGTCGTCCGAGATCGCCCAGGGCAACAACGACCTGAGCGCACGCACCGAGCAGCAGGCCAGCGCCCTGCAGGAGACGGCGGCATCCATGGAGCAGCTCAATTCGACCGTACGCCAAAACGCCGACAACGCCCGGCAGGCCAACCAGCTCGCGCAGAGCGCGTCATCGGTGGCCGTGCAGGGCGGCGAGGTGGTGAGCCAGGTGGTGGACACCATGAAGGGCATCCACGACAGCAGCAGCAAGATCGCCGACATCATCGGCGTGATCGATGGTATTGCCTTCCAGACCAACATCCTGGCGCTCAACGCGGCCGTCGAGGCGGCGCGTGCGGGCGAGCAGGGCCGGGGCTTTGCGGTGGTGGCCTCCGAAGTGCGCAGCCTGGCGGGCCGCTCGGCCGACGCGGCCAAGCAGATCAAGACCCTGATCGACGATAGCGTGGAACGCGTGGCCGCAGGTACCACGCTGGTCGATCAGGCGGGTGCCACGATGACCGAGGTGGTGGGCTCCATCAAACGTGTGACGGACTTGATGGGTGAAATCAGCGCCGCCAGCGCCGAACAAAGCCAGGGCGTGACCCAGGTGGGCGAGGCGGTGACGCAAATGGACCAGGTCACCCAGCAAAACGCGGCGCTGGTAGAAGAAATGGCCGCAGCGGCCAGCAGCCTCAACAACCAGGCGCAGGATCTGGTGAGTACCGTGGCGTTCTTCAAGCTATCGCCGGGGCAGGCGGTGCGGGCAGTGCAGGCGGTGCAGCCGCCCGCATCCGCGTACGTGCCCAAGCCCGCAGGCGCGTCCCCTGCCTTGGCAGGTTCCCGTCGAGCAGCCCCTGCGGCCCTGCCCAAGGTGGTGCCCCCCCGTACGGCCGCCAAGCCTGCGCCGGTGCTGTCGGCAACGGCTGCTGCTGGCACGGGTGGCGGCAATGATGCCGATTGGGAGAGCTTTTGA
- a CDS encoding methyl-accepting chemotaxis protein: protein MNQFKISTRLAGLLAVLCLLVLLVGAAGLYGMGNSNAGLKSVYDDRVVPLKQIKVVADMYAVNVVDTAHKVRDGALTPAQGLQSVADARKAIDANWKAYLATQLVPEETQLVERFKPLQAKADAATDVLAGHFRSGDVAALTAFAAKEMYPAIDPLQEVLGQLMQVQLDRAKAEYDSAAASYQTIRALAIAAVVAGIALAVLMGGAMIRQISRALGDAVQITNAVAQGDLTVAIHARGKDEIAQLLGGLTAMRDNLAQVVAGVRGNAQGVASASAEIASGNNDLSIRTEEQASALQETAASMEELSSTVKQNAGNARQANQLAMSASTVAGQGGDVVAEVVTTMKGINDSSKKIADIISVIDGIAFQTNILALNAAVEAARAGEQGRGFAVVAGEVRNLAQRSAEAAKEIKSLITASVERVEQGSQLVDKAGTTMTEVVGAIRRVTDIMGEISAASSEQSTGVSQVGEAVTQMDQVTQQNAALVEEMAAAASSLSHQAQALVGAVAVFKLSAEQARAPQLGGAAISVPHPAPAADPRKATGGNAVGKATLALRSASAPASKKVPTGGATPSTASRAAGTAPQAAPQAVAAGAEDDWESF from the coding sequence ATGAACCAGTTCAAGATTTCCACCCGCCTGGCAGGTTTGCTTGCGGTCCTGTGTCTGCTGGTGCTGCTGGTGGGCGCGGCGGGGTTGTATGGCATGGGCAACTCCAATGCGGGGCTCAAGTCGGTGTATGACGACCGGGTGGTGCCGCTCAAGCAGATCAAGGTGGTGGCGGACATGTATGCCGTGAACGTGGTGGACACGGCCCACAAGGTGCGCGACGGTGCGCTGACACCTGCGCAGGGCCTGCAGTCGGTGGCCGACGCGCGCAAGGCCATCGATGCCAACTGGAAGGCCTACCTGGCCACGCAGTTGGTGCCGGAGGAGACCCAGCTGGTGGAACGCTTCAAGCCGCTGCAGGCCAAGGCCGATGCGGCGACCGACGTGCTGGCGGGGCACTTCAGGTCGGGCGACGTGGCGGCCCTGACTGCATTTGCGGCCAAGGAGATGTACCCCGCCATTGATCCGCTGCAAGAGGTGCTGGGCCAGCTGATGCAGGTGCAGCTGGACCGCGCCAAGGCCGAATACGACAGCGCCGCTGCCAGCTACCAGACCATCCGCGCGCTGGCCATCGCGGCGGTGGTGGCGGGGATTGCGCTGGCGGTGCTGATGGGTGGCGCCATGATCCGGCAGATTTCGCGCGCTCTGGGCGACGCGGTGCAGATCACCAATGCGGTGGCGCAGGGTGACCTGACCGTGGCCATCCACGCGCGGGGCAAGGACGAAATTGCCCAGTTGCTCGGCGGCCTCACCGCCATGCGCGACAACCTGGCGCAGGTGGTGGCGGGCGTGCGCGGCAATGCCCAGGGCGTGGCGTCGGCCAGCGCCGAGATTGCATCGGGCAACAACGACTTGTCCATCCGTACCGAGGAGCAGGCCAGCGCGCTGCAGGAGACGGCCGCATCGATGGAGGAGCTGAGCTCCACCGTCAAGCAGAACGCTGGCAACGCGCGCCAGGCCAACCAGCTGGCAATGAGCGCATCCACCGTGGCGGGGCAGGGCGGCGACGTGGTGGCCGAGGTGGTGACCACCATGAAGGGCATCAACGACAGCAGCAAGAAAATCGCGGACATCATCAGCGTGATCGACGGCATTGCCTTCCAGACCAACATCCTCGCGCTGAACGCAGCGGTGGAGGCCGCCCGCGCGGGCGAGCAGGGCCGGGGCTTTGCGGTGGTGGCGGGCGAGGTGCGCAACCTGGCCCAGCGCAGCGCCGAGGCGGCCAAGGAAATCAAGTCGCTCATCACCGCCAGCGTGGAGCGGGTGGAGCAGGGCTCGCAACTGGTGGACAAGGCGGGCACCACCATGACCGAGGTGGTGGGCGCCATTCGCCGCGTGACGGACATCATGGGCGAGATCAGTGCCGCCAGCAGCGAGCAGAGCACAGGCGTGTCGCAGGTGGGTGAGGCGGTGACGCAGATGGACCAGGTCACCCAGCAGAACGCCGCCTTGGTAGAGGAAATGGCCGCCGCCGCCAGCAGCCTGAGCCATCAGGCCCAGGCCTTGGTGGGCGCGGTGGCGGTGTTCAAGCTGTCGGCCGAACAGGCGCGGGCGCCACAGCTTGGCGGCGCTGCGATCTCTGTGCCGCACCCCGCGCCCGCTGCGGACCCGCGCAAGGCGACCGGCGGCAATGCGGTGGGCAAGGCGACCCTTGCCCTGCGCTCAGCATCTGCGCCTGCCTCCAAGAAGGTGCCTACGGGCGGCGCCACCCCCTCCACCGCCAGCAGGGCAGCGGGCACTGCACCCCAAGCGGCCCCGCAGGCAGTGGCCGCAGGCGCCGAGGACGACTGGGAGAGCTTTTGA
- a CDS encoding triacylglycerol lipase yields the protein MPFFSDRKSTDPHHMPPPSLPLLALELRAPWEFGAVLPAWPVLQRAPLGDGHTVIVFPGLTAGDTTTLPLRRYLESRNYNTLGWGQGLNLGPREGVLETAKAQLQQAADASGNKVSLVGWSLGGIYARELAKEMPDLVRCVVTLGTPFAGPHTSTNAWRIYQFASGRSIERETENYNLPEAPTVPTTSIYSRTDGVVAWRGSIQAPADHNPHTENIEVVASHFGIGLNPSAWWAVADRLGQPHGPGVVWQPFQRPQLPGLHLVYPNPHR from the coding sequence ATGCCTTTTTTCTCCGACCGCAAATCCACCGACCCGCACCACATGCCGCCGCCAAGCCTGCCCCTGCTGGCTCTGGAGCTGCGGGCACCGTGGGAGTTTGGCGCCGTGCTGCCCGCCTGGCCTGTGCTGCAGCGAGCCCCCCTGGGGGATGGGCACACGGTCATCGTGTTCCCGGGCCTCACGGCGGGTGACACCACCACCCTGCCCCTGCGCCGCTACCTCGAATCGCGCAACTACAACACGCTGGGCTGGGGCCAGGGCCTGAACCTGGGGCCGCGCGAAGGCGTGCTGGAGACCGCCAAGGCCCAATTGCAGCAAGCGGCGGATGCCAGCGGCAACAAGGTGAGCCTGGTGGGCTGGAGCCTGGGCGGTATCTACGCCCGCGAGCTGGCCAAGGAGATGCCGGACCTGGTGCGCTGCGTGGTCACCCTGGGCACGCCGTTTGCAGGGCCACACACCTCCACCAACGCCTGGCGCATCTATCAATTCGCCAGCGGCCGCAGCATCGAGCGCGAGACCGAGAACTACAACCTGCCCGAGGCGCCCACCGTGCCCACCACCAGCATCTACTCGCGCACCGACGGCGTGGTGGCCTGGCGCGGCAGCATCCAGGCGCCCGCCGACCACAACCCCCACACCGAGAACATCGAAGTGGTGGCCAGCCACTTTGGCATCGGCCTGAACCCGAGCGCCTGGTGGGCCGTGGCCGACCGCCTGGGCCAGCCCCACGGGCCTGGCGTGGTGTGGCAACCCTTTCAGCGCCCCCAGTTGCCGGGGCTGCACTTGGTGTATCCCAACCCGCACCGCTGA